One Deltaproteobacteria bacterium genomic region harbors:
- a CDS encoding acyl-CoA carboxylase subunit beta yields the protein MATLETESKSGSFKSKTTEQRVAQLEHLNAEAIVGGGPDRLKKHKEGGRLTARERLDVLLDPGSFVEMDRFVTHRSQNFGMADKKTPGDGVITGYGRINGKLVYAYSQDFTVFGGSMSRTQANKILKIMEMAMKNGAPIIGINDSGGARIQEGVEALAGYADIFLKNTMSSGVIPQISAIMGPSAGGAVYSPSITDFVFMVKDTSYMFVTGPEVIKAVTHEDVTKEQLGGAVAHSSKSGVAHFAAENDKHCLLLIRELLNFLPANNVDDPPVVPTTDRPDRVEEALNNFIPDNPKKPYDMLELIKMTVDEGYFLETHQHFAKNVIVGFARYNGRSVGIVANQPAVLAGCLNIEASRKAARFIRFCDAFNIPIVTFVDVPGFLPGTDQEWNGIITHGAKLLYAYAEATVPKVTVITRKNYGGAYCVMSSKHLRGDINLAYPTAEIAVMGADGAVNIIFREAMKKAKDPVAEKARLVADYEEKFANPYVAAELGYIDEVIEPAMTRRRIIDSLEMLKNKRDTNPPKKHGNIPL from the coding sequence GCTCAGCTCGAACATCTAAATGCAGAGGCGATTGTTGGTGGCGGACCAGATCGGCTAAAAAAACACAAAGAGGGTGGTCGCCTGACAGCTCGCGAGCGCCTTGATGTTCTTCTTGACCCAGGCAGCTTCGTTGAGATGGATCGCTTTGTTACTCATCGATCCCAAAACTTCGGCATGGCCGACAAGAAAACGCCAGGTGATGGCGTCATCACTGGTTATGGCCGCATTAACGGCAAACTTGTTTACGCCTACTCGCAAGACTTCACCGTTTTTGGCGGATCGATGTCGCGCACACAGGCAAACAAGATTTTGAAAATCATGGAAATGGCAATGAAGAACGGCGCTCCCATTATCGGAATCAACGATTCGGGTGGCGCGCGAATTCAAGAGGGCGTCGAAGCACTTGCCGGTTATGCAGATATTTTTCTCAAGAACACAATGTCGAGCGGCGTGATCCCACAGATCAGCGCGATCATGGGGCCATCGGCGGGCGGTGCGGTTTATTCACCATCCATCACGGACTTCGTTTTCATGGTCAAAGACACGAGCTACATGTTCGTCACAGGCCCAGAGGTCATCAAAGCCGTCACTCATGAAGATGTAACTAAAGAACAGCTTGGCGGCGCGGTTGCGCACTCTTCGAAGTCGGGTGTTGCGCACTTTGCGGCTGAAAATGATAAGCACTGCCTGCTTTTAATTCGCGAACTTTTGAATTTCCTACCTGCGAACAATGTCGACGACCCACCGGTTGTGCCGACCACAGATCGCCCGGACCGCGTGGAAGAAGCACTCAACAACTTTATCCCAGACAATCCAAAAAAACCATACGACATGCTTGAGCTTATTAAGATGACGGTCGACGAAGGCTACTTCCTCGAAACACACCAGCATTTTGCGAAAAACGTGATCGTGGGCTTTGCGCGATATAACGGGCGGTCGGTAGGAATCGTGGCCAACCAGCCGGCGGTACTTGCTGGGTGCTTGAATATCGAGGCTTCCCGCAAAGCAGCACGCTTTATTCGTTTCTGTGATGCGTTCAATATTCCTATCGTCACTTTCGTCGATGTTCCTGGCTTCCTTCCCGGCACAGACCAAGAATGGAACGGCATTATCACTCACGGCGCAAAGCTTCTTTACGCCTACGCAGAGGCAACAGTTCCCAAAGTAACGGTCATCACTCGAAAAAACTACGGCGGCGCATACTGCGTGATGAGCTCGAAACATCTTCGAGGTGACATTAACCTCGCGTACCCAACAGCCGAAATTGCAGTCATGGGCGCCGATGGCGCGGTGAATATCATTTTCCGCGAAGCGATGAAAAAAGCAAAAGACCCAGTCGCGGAAAAAGCACGCCTGGTTGCCGATTACGAAGAAAAATTTGCGAACCCTTACGTTGCTGCAGAACTTGGCTACATTGATGAAGTGATCGAACCTGCGATGACCCGCCGTCGCATCATCGACTCCCTTGAGATGTTGAAGAATAAGCGCGACACAAATCCACCGAAAAAACACGGCAACATTCCTCTTTAA
- the accC gene encoding acetyl-CoA carboxylase biotin carboxylase subunit — translation MFKKVLIANRGEIALRVIRSCRELGISSVAVYSDADRNSLHVVLADEAYNVGPAPSKDSYLNLDRIMGAVKASGADAVHPGYGFLSENTEFAEALRKAGVTFIGPTPENIMAMGDKISAIRLMRDAGVPTVPGSGGPVDTIEEAKTVVEKIGLPVMIKATAGGGGKGMRVVHKMEDLESHYRAARSEGLNYFKNDTVYIERFIQNPKHVEVQVFGDTHGNVCHLFERECSVQRRNQKLMEESPSPSVPNEVRTRLGDVAVKAAKAIKYIGAGTFEFIFDNVTKEFFFMEMNTRLQVEHPVTEMVTGIDLVQEQIFVALGRPLSFKQADVVQRGHAIEARICAEDPFTFVPSPGLIRRCRHPQGPFIRTDSYAYPGYEVPIYYDPMVAKLIAWGPDRDTAIRRLDRALTEFTLTGIKTNILLHKSILQSPKFLDGTYTTQFCDKDLEIKMPKLFRQVDDHVFLITAAIAAYNDKKAKSVSDYNVASRWKSVGRANSLRDQ, via the coding sequence ATGTTTAAAAAAGTTCTGATCGCCAATCGTGGCGAAATCGCCCTTCGCGTCATTCGTTCGTGTCGCGAGCTCGGAATTTCTTCGGTCGCCGTTTACTCGGATGCCGACAGAAACTCCTTGCACGTTGTTCTTGCCGACGAGGCTTACAATGTGGGCCCTGCGCCTTCGAAGGATTCTTACCTCAACCTTGACCGCATCATGGGCGCTGTTAAGGCATCGGGCGCCGATGCCGTTCATCCTGGCTATGGTTTCCTTTCGGAAAATACGGAATTCGCAGAAGCATTGCGAAAGGCCGGCGTTACTTTCATCGGACCAACGCCAGAAAACATCATGGCAATGGGTGATAAAATCTCTGCGATTCGCCTGATGCGCGATGCGGGTGTACCTACAGTGCCGGGATCTGGCGGCCCCGTGGACACGATCGAAGAGGCTAAAACAGTTGTCGAGAAAATCGGCCTACCCGTCATGATCAAGGCCACCGCTGGTGGCGGCGGCAAGGGGATGCGTGTCGTTCACAAAATGGAAGATCTCGAAAGCCACTACCGCGCCGCACGCTCGGAAGGTTTGAACTACTTTAAGAATGACACTGTTTACATCGAACGTTTTATTCAAAACCCGAAGCATGTCGAAGTGCAGGTTTTTGGCGATACTCACGGCAACGTTTGCCATCTGTTTGAGCGCGAGTGTTCCGTTCAACGAAGGAACCAGAAGCTGATGGAAGAATCTCCATCGCCTTCGGTTCCTAACGAAGTGCGAACGCGCTTAGGCGACGTCGCTGTCAAGGCGGCGAAAGCGATCAAGTACATTGGCGCGGGAACGTTCGAATTCATTTTCGACAATGTGACCAAAGAATTTTTCTTTATGGAAATGAACACCCGCCTACAGGTCGAGCACCCAGTCACAGAAATGGTAACGGGTATTGATCTCGTGCAAGAGCAAATATTTGTCGCCCTTGGCCGACCGCTTAGTTTCAAGCAGGCGGATGTAGTTCAGCGTGGTCATGCCATCGAAGCGCGAATTTGTGCCGAAGATCCGTTTACATTTGTTCCTTCACCCGGCCTTATTCGCCGCTGTCGCCATCCACAGGGGCCATTCATTCGAACGGATTCTTACGCCTATCCAGGCTACGAAGTTCCAATCTACTATGATCCGATGGTCGCTAAGCTGATCGCCTGGGGGCCCGATCGCGATACCGCCATTCGAAGGCTCGATCGCGCTCTTACTGAATTCACACTGACCGGAATCAAGACAAATATTCTTCTACACAAGTCGATCCTACAGTCGCCGAAGTTTCTTGATGGAACTTACACGACACAATTCTGCGACAAGGATTTAGAGATTAAGATGCCGAAGCTGTTCCGCCAGGTGGACGATCACGTTTTCCTGATTACGGCTGCCATTGCTGCCTACAATGATAAAAAGGCAAAATCAGTCTCTGATTACAACGTCGCAAGCCGCTGGAAGTCTGTGGGCCGCGCCAACAGCCTTAGGGATCAATAG
- a CDS encoding acetyl-CoA carboxylase biotin carboxyl carrier protein subunit → MFFEATLGTDVGDKNFRIDINETRKSWKIALQEGGQEDGGEWVRYEISKNEYKTVENIINLIWEGGSYVLDVYGSGIDYTVYTRSSYRNVRIYNDEALLHESLKKGGQLGGGDNLVAGMPGKIVKIMVNKGDIVKANQPILIMEAMKMENEMRASVEVKIKDILVKPADSVESGQTLVLFEPVK, encoded by the coding sequence ATGTTTTTTGAAGCAACACTTGGAACTGACGTCGGCGATAAGAACTTTCGGATTGATATCAACGAGACTCGCAAATCTTGGAAGATTGCCCTTCAGGAGGGTGGCCAAGAAGACGGTGGCGAATGGGTTCGTTATGAAATCTCAAAAAACGAATACAAAACCGTCGAGAACATCATCAATCTCATTTGGGAAGGTGGTTCGTACGTTTTGGACGTTTACGGTTCAGGCATCGATTACACCGTCTACACAAGGTCAAGCTATCGCAACGTACGCATCTACAACGACGAAGCGCTTTTACACGAGTCGCTAAAGAAAGGCGGCCAACTTGGCGGCGGCGACAATCTTGTCGCTGGAATGCCAGGGAAAATTGTTAAGATCATGGTTAATAAAGGCGACATCGTTAAGGCCAACCAGCCGATCTTGATTATGGAAGCGATGAAAATGGAAAACGAAATGCGCGCCTCTGTGGAAGTAAAGATCAAAGACATTCTTGTAAAACCAGCCGACTCGGTCGAATCTGGACAAACATTAGTTCTGTTTGAACCGGTCAAGTAA
- a CDS encoding methylmalonyl-CoA mutase family protein, whose translation MPKNRKDSFKTSSGIEPKAFYSANDWPPKGQTAESLLGEPGDFPYTRGVQSTMYRGRLWTMRQYAGFGSAKESNTRYKMLLDRGQTGLSVAFDLPTQMGYDSDHVMSTGEVGKVGVAISSIEDMEVLLKDLPLEKISTSMTINSTAGILLALYIAVAKRRGISADKLTGTIQNDLLKEYIARGTYIFPPRPSLRLITDIFDYCAKEVPNWNTISISGYHIREAGSTAAQEIAFTLANGITYVEAAIEKGLDIDSFAGRLSFFFNVHNNFLEEVAKFRAARRMWAKIMRDRFKAKDDKSWRLRFHSQTAGSTLTAQQPENNIVRVTIQALASVLGGTQSLHTNSMDEALGLPTEKAATIALRTQQIVAHESGAADVIDPFAGSYYVENLTDELEAKATDYITRIEGLGGVVKCIETGWIQREIQQAAYDYQRAVESKREIVVGVNEFVQNTNISPEIMKISESVSNEQIVRLKAFKAKRNQSAVNENLARIKTAAGTDKNLMPLFVEAVEAGCTLGEISDSLRGVFGFYKETITV comes from the coding sequence ATGCCGAAAAATCGCAAAGACTCTTTCAAAACCTCAAGCGGAATCGAACCAAAGGCGTTCTATTCCGCAAACGATTGGCCACCTAAAGGCCAGACTGCAGAAAGTCTTTTGGGTGAGCCTGGCGATTTCCCCTACACGCGCGGCGTTCAATCGACCATGTATCGTGGGCGCCTCTGGACAATGCGCCAGTACGCAGGATTTGGCTCTGCAAAAGAGTCGAACACTCGTTACAAAATGCTCCTCGATCGCGGACAAACAGGCCTCTCGGTCGCGTTCGATTTGCCGACACAGATGGGCTATGACTCGGATCACGTCATGTCGACTGGCGAGGTCGGAAAAGTAGGCGTGGCCATCTCTTCAATTGAGGACATGGAAGTGCTCCTAAAGGACCTCCCACTCGAGAAAATTTCTACTTCGATGACGATCAATTCGACGGCCGGAATACTGCTAGCTCTATACATTGCCGTTGCAAAGCGACGTGGGATTTCCGCCGACAAACTAACCGGCACTATTCAGAACGACCTATTGAAAGAGTATATCGCTCGGGGCACCTATATTTTTCCACCTCGCCCATCTCTTCGCCTGATCACAGATATTTTCGATTACTGCGCAAAAGAAGTTCCAAATTGGAATACAATTTCGATTTCTGGCTATCACATTCGCGAAGCGGGATCGACCGCAGCTCAAGAAATTGCTTTCACTTTAGCTAACGGAATTACCTATGTCGAGGCGGCGATTGAAAAGGGACTCGATATCGATTCATTTGCGGGTCGTCTTTCCTTTTTCTTCAACGTTCACAATAATTTTCTAGAAGAAGTCGCCAAGTTCCGTGCTGCACGTCGAATGTGGGCAAAGATCATGCGGGATCGTTTTAAGGCCAAGGATGACAAAAGCTGGCGCCTTCGCTTTCACTCCCAAACCGCCGGCTCAACTTTAACGGCACAGCAGCCCGAGAATAATATTGTTCGTGTCACCATCCAGGCACTTGCGAGCGTTCTTGGCGGAACGCAGTCGCTACATACAAATTCAATGGACGAAGCGCTCGGTCTTCCAACCGAGAAAGCCGCGACGATTGCCCTTAGGACACAGCAAATTGTCGCCCATGAGTCTGGCGCCGCTGATGTTATTGATCCGTTCGCGGGAAGTTATTATGTCGAAAACCTGACCGATGAGCTTGAAGCGAAAGCCACCGATTACATCACTAGGATCGAAGGCCTCGGCGGAGTTGTGAAGTGCATCGAGACTGGATGGATTCAGAGAGAGATTCAGCAGGCGGCTTATGATTATCAACGTGCCGTGGAATCGAAACGTGAAATAGTTGTCGGCGTTAATGAATTTGTTCAAAACACGAATATCTCTCCGGAAATTATGAAAATTTCTGAATCTGTTTCGAACGAACAGATCGTGCGATTGAAGGCGTTTAAAGCGAAACGCAACCAAAGTGCTGTGAACGAAAACCTTGCTCGAATTAAGACGGCCGCTGGTACGGATAAAAATTTGATGCCTCTTTTTGTCGAGGCCGTCGAGGCCGGCTGTACCCTGGGTGAAATCTCGGACTCGCTTCGTGGCGTGTTCGGCTTCTATAAAGAAACGATCACCGTCTGA
- a CDS encoding acyl carrier protein, with translation MNKLSSRNAVLSLISSLATYDERIPIDDDTNLFKVRILDSINAIRLVVLIEKEFGFKISPSDLVGSHFETIGSICEFVDSRARTPYDKD, from the coding sequence ATGAACAAACTCTCGTCTCGGAATGCAGTCCTCTCATTAATTTCTAGTCTTGCGACCTACGACGAACGGATACCTATAGATGACGACACCAATTTGTTTAAGGTTAGGATTCTTGATTCGATCAACGCAATCCGACTCGTAGTTTTAATAGAGAAAGAATTCGGGTTCAAAATCAGTCCCTCCGATCTTGTCGGATCACACTTTGAGACTATAGGTAGCATTTGTGAATTCGTAGACTCGCGAGCCCGTACGCCATATGACAAAGACTGA
- a CDS encoding GNAT family N-acetyltransferase, producing the protein MTKTEISQTLDPQPSELALYSIQLWNQTLASVESRHLEPPLLVSFLAREPLGSPVGGILIKHSFGVIYVESFFVLPGYQRRGIGKQLTEAAFSYGRSKDCSHVLAQTYDFHTALEFLNGSYADIQLVGKIENCPPPFTLYFFKKNLGN; encoded by the coding sequence ATGACAAAGACTGAGATTTCTCAAACCCTCGATCCGCAGCCGAGTGAGCTTGCGCTGTATTCCATTCAATTGTGGAACCAGACACTGGCCTCAGTCGAGTCACGGCATCTTGAGCCGCCACTGCTAGTTTCCTTTCTAGCGCGTGAACCGCTTGGAAGCCCCGTCGGCGGAATACTAATTAAGCACTCATTCGGAGTGATCTATGTCGAATCCTTTTTTGTGCTACCCGGATATCAACGCCGCGGGATCGGGAAACAGCTTACAGAGGCTGCCTTTAGCTATGGACGATCAAAAGATTGTTCGCATGTGTTGGCTCAGACTTATGACTTTCACACCGCCCTCGAATTTTTAAATGGTTCTTACGCTGACATTCAACTCGTAGGAAAAATTGAAAATTGCCCACCTCCCTTTACTCTCTACTTTTTTAAAAAAAACTTAGGGAATTAG
- a CDS encoding AMP-binding protein, with the protein MKNNGLAETILKNLKLRGSRVQFYDETQAATGDLILEKIEDGRRFFKKHGVSTSSFVSVFSSKSVDECMLTTALLALEIKGVVVSDGYTEMYKSLLNECPVDFILVSREYLASFSGFESVGEYLNYSLLRNANRPAVAPMPPECRWCLLTSGSTGHPKVVMVTEANLVARAVGEIDSFRLQSEDRVLSFLNISHDLGLNQLLTSLLAGVSLYVHRLTFVERLMLAVDEQQITGLTAVPSFWRMFLARSHGLRFSGKSLKYVTVSGGSLTLDELNQIRSFFPKSNIIKTYGQTETFRSLIRVHLCSETQLDELFDPLKGVKLELHEKEGDMGTLVHSGVGTMLGYYPQDLGRVISSVNSGDLFESDENGRFRFIARKDSMIKINGLRFYPVLIESLAKQIPGIVQAAATVVQTDDGLESLILALETTQKISQREVVQLLKPKLPIKLLPDKVLFMEKIPLTRSFKIDYPGLKKLIP; encoded by the coding sequence ATGAAAAATAACGGGCTGGCCGAAACTATTCTGAAAAATCTGAAATTGAGAGGCTCGAGGGTTCAGTTCTATGATGAAACTCAAGCGGCTACGGGTGATTTGATCTTAGAAAAAATTGAAGACGGACGACGTTTCTTTAAAAAACATGGTGTTTCTACGAGTAGTTTTGTTTCAGTTTTTTCGTCCAAAAGTGTGGATGAGTGCATGCTGACAACGGCTTTGTTGGCACTTGAGATTAAAGGCGTCGTTGTGTCGGATGGCTATACGGAGATGTATAAAAGTCTATTGAATGAATGCCCGGTGGACTTTATTCTAGTGAGCCGAGAATATCTTGCCTCTTTTTCTGGGTTCGAGTCGGTCGGAGAATATTTAAACTATTCGCTTTTGAGAAATGCAAATCGGCCTGCCGTCGCACCGATGCCTCCTGAATGTAGATGGTGCCTTTTGACGTCGGGCTCGACCGGACATCCAAAGGTTGTGATGGTAACCGAGGCGAACTTGGTAGCAAGGGCAGTGGGTGAAATTGATAGTTTTCGACTACAGTCAGAAGACCGGGTCTTAAGTTTTCTAAATATTTCGCATGATTTGGGTTTGAATCAGCTATTGACCTCCCTGCTGGCAGGGGTTTCCTTGTACGTTCACAGACTCACTTTCGTTGAGCGCCTAATGCTTGCTGTGGACGAACAACAAATCACCGGCCTTACCGCTGTTCCAAGCTTCTGGAGAATGTTTCTTGCTCGCAGTCACGGCTTAAGGTTTAGCGGAAAATCTCTTAAATATGTGACGGTTTCCGGAGGGAGTTTGACTCTCGATGAGTTGAATCAGATCAGATCTTTTTTCCCGAAATCTAATATTATTAAGACGTATGGCCAGACTGAAACCTTCCGGTCGCTGATTCGGGTTCATTTGTGTTCCGAGACGCAGTTGGATGAACTGTTTGATCCATTGAAGGGCGTAAAATTAGAGCTTCATGAAAAAGAAGGAGATATGGGAACGCTTGTTCATTCGGGAGTCGGCACAATGTTGGGATACTATCCTCAAGATCTTGGAAGAGTGATCTCCAGCGTAAATTCGGGAGACCTCTTTGAATCAGACGAGAATGGCCGATTTCGGTTCATCGCACGAAAAGATTCAATGATAAAGATCAATGGATTACGTTTTTATCCCGTCCTGATTGAATCCCTTGCGAAACAAATTCCGGGAATCGTTCAAGCTGCAGCTACTGTGGTTCAAACAGATGACGGCCTAGAGAGTTTGATTCTAGCGCTCGAGACAACCCAGAAGATTTCGCAACGGGAAGTCGTACAACTATTGAAGCCGAAGCTGCCCATCAAGCTGCTGCCGGATAAAGTTTTGTTTATGGAGAAGATTCCGCTCACTCGTTCGTTCAAAATTGACTACCCCGGATTGAAGAAGCTAATTCCCTAA
- a CDS encoding MBOAT family protein, which produces MDRVFFHETIRLDARSGNVNFFDFEFLIFFVVLLAIFWGLSSRPMAQQWVLLLGSALFLLSWNWTSLVVILANAAAVYWYSRWLKKNQSTLSLWIGIVAQLLVIVYFRIFINDQTTAYKANRFQLEVIIGLSFFALQNIGYLVQVWKRNIPPATRIQDYLLYNLYFPKVVVGPIVEYSDFEQSVKNSSAAIFSKNFYFSVFSIFLGLFKITVISQFIETTLSSLEMAYPDRILPGLAAWGTAIFGFFNMYCDFSGLIDIGRGVSLLFGIRMPDNFDQPYFSKSFFDYWARWHISLSNWIKKYVYFPLAVQFRSPYLGVFFAFLIGGLWHGFFLEMIAWGLLCAAILLVAQLGARFRFLENSKWFLPVRVLFVFHIYAVLHLFTLFRRTHQPFRYDFTVFSDDKILAIINDNILTVVMIVVMIVAETFSRKFKNDVSMIVLSTILAILVGVYMKTGSYVFYYMRL; this is translated from the coding sequence TTGGATCGCGTTTTTTTTCATGAAACGATTCGCTTAGATGCAAGGTCCGGAAACGTGAATTTTTTTGATTTCGAATTCTTAATCTTCTTTGTTGTTCTTCTAGCTATTTTCTGGGGACTTTCAAGTCGCCCCATGGCCCAGCAATGGGTTTTACTTCTTGGAAGCGCGCTGTTTCTTCTCTCGTGGAATTGGACCTCTCTTGTTGTGATTCTCGCGAACGCTGCTGCCGTCTATTGGTACTCTCGATGGTTGAAAAAAAATCAGAGTACCCTTTCGCTTTGGATTGGCATCGTCGCGCAGCTGCTGGTGATTGTTTATTTTCGGATTTTTATCAATGATCAAACGACGGCCTATAAGGCGAACAGGTTCCAGCTCGAAGTTATAATCGGGTTATCATTTTTTGCACTTCAGAACATCGGGTACCTCGTTCAAGTGTGGAAAAGAAATATTCCTCCAGCGACTAGAATTCAAGACTACCTTCTCTATAACCTCTACTTTCCGAAAGTGGTGGTCGGTCCGATTGTCGAGTACAGTGATTTCGAGCAAAGCGTTAAGAATTCTTCCGCCGCCATTTTCTCGAAAAACTTTTATTTCTCGGTCTTCTCGATCTTTTTGGGACTCTTTAAAATAACAGTGATTTCCCAGTTTATAGAAACCACCCTGAGCTCGTTAGAAATGGCCTATCCAGATCGTATCCTTCCTGGCCTTGCTGCATGGGGGACTGCCATTTTTGGCTTCTTCAATATGTATTGTGACTTTTCAGGCCTCATAGACATTGGTCGAGGAGTTTCGCTCTTGTTCGGAATTCGGATGCCCGATAACTTCGATCAGCCGTATTTTTCGAAAAGTTTTTTTGACTACTGGGCACGGTGGCATATCTCACTCTCCAATTGGATTAAAAAGTACGTCTATTTTCCGCTCGCAGTTCAGTTTAGAAGTCCCTACTTGGGTGTTTTTTTCGCCTTCCTTATTGGCGGCCTCTGGCACGGTTTCTTTCTTGAAATGATAGCCTGGGGGCTTCTTTGTGCAGCCATTTTGCTTGTCGCTCAACTGGGAGCTCGTTTCCGGTTCTTAGAGAATTCAAAATGGTTTCTTCCTGTACGAGTTCTGTTTGTATTTCATATTTACGCGGTTCTTCACCTCTTCACACTTTTTCGACGTACCCATCAACCATTTCGCTACGACTTCACCGTGTTCTCGGACGATAAGATTTTAGCAATTATTAATGACAACATTCTAACGGTAGTAATGATTGTGGTAATGATTGTAGCAGAGACATTCAGTCGAAAATTCAAGAACGATGTGTCAATGATTGTGCTATCGACAATCCTCGCCATTTTAGTTGGCGTGTATATGAAAACAGGTTCTTACGTTTTTTACTATATGAGGCTATAG
- a CDS encoding lytic transglycosylase domain-containing protein: MTDGLKEKKPSIYDRLLRATAYSSGFAAIALSILTGLNPDQNGGSLSSDRAAIESDRLRLVDENRTAERQRERGREKIRLGSGPARPQRDRDLPLHNDGLWFDRSAILLDEETRIEDTFNISPGLHDRVGFWFDIYSRYDSHKRVIHHSHFPWIIFKVVDVEPIISASFPKFRWQRNQIADAVVKKELATVRRALDSISRMRPSDLDSDKLSNTELQVHSALKGLLKDGRGDVRKHARRARHDVRVQTGQRNFFAEGLQTAPRYLGVMEEIFEKHRLPIELTRLPLVESSFNKHAKSKVGAAGIWQFMENTGRKKKLVINDDIDERKSPFKATDAAARLLKENHMILGRSWELAVTAWNHGPGGVKKASKAVGSRDLARIIERYHSKRFDFASENFYAEFLAALYTERYSDVIFPGLPRHAPLEIQELKLTRKMRVDEILKVASISMDEFEAINPDLLKLLKSKRPLMKGLRIHVPSDAKSAIEYLMAGEDADQRLIGANG; encoded by the coding sequence GTGACCGATGGACTCAAAGAAAAAAAACCGAGTATTTATGATCGCCTGTTGCGTGCGACGGCCTACAGCAGCGGCTTTGCGGCTATTGCGCTGTCGATATTGACCGGCCTCAATCCGGACCAAAACGGAGGGTCTCTATCCTCCGACCGCGCGGCAATTGAATCGGATCGTCTGCGACTTGTCGATGAGAACAGAACTGCGGAACGCCAACGAGAACGAGGCCGCGAAAAAATTCGCCTGGGCTCGGGTCCCGCCAGACCACAGCGAGACCGCGATCTTCCTCTGCACAACGACGGTCTTTGGTTTGATCGCTCTGCGATACTTCTTGATGAAGAAACTCGAATCGAAGATACCTTCAATATTTCTCCAGGTCTCCACGACCGAGTCGGCTTCTGGTTTGATATTTACAGCCGCTACGATTCCCATAAACGGGTCATTCACCACTCGCATTTTCCATGGATTATTTTTAAAGTCGTCGACGTCGAGCCAATCATCAGCGCGAGCTTTCCGAAATTTCGTTGGCAGCGAAATCAAATCGCCGACGCCGTCGTAAAAAAAGAGCTGGCTACTGTTCGACGCGCACTTGACTCGATTTCGAGGATGCGTCCATCTGACTTAGATTCTGACAAGCTTTCGAACACCGAACTCCAGGTGCACAGCGCACTTAAAGGCCTATTGAAGGACGGACGGGGCGATGTCCGAAAACATGCCCGTCGGGCGCGCCACGATGTTCGCGTTCAAACTGGTCAGCGAAACTTTTTTGCAGAAGGACTGCAGACTGCGCCCCGGTACCTGGGTGTGATGGAAGAGATCTTCGAAAAGCACAGACTTCCCATTGAGCTCACTCGCCTGCCGCTAGTGGAATCAAGTTTCAATAAACATGCAAAATCCAAGGTGGGTGCCGCAGGCATTTGGCAGTTCATGGAGAACACCGGTCGAAAAAAGAAACTCGTTATCAACGACGACATCGATGAACGAAAATCACCATTCAAGGCAACCGACGCCGCGGCGAGGCTGTTAAAAGAAAATCACATGATTCTTGGCCGCTCATGGGAGCTTGCCGTCACGGCATGGAATCATGGACCCGGCGGAGTCAAAAAGGCCTCCAAGGCAGTTGGTTCGCGTGACCTTGCTAGAATCATTGAGCGCTATCACTCTAAGCGCTTTGATTTTGCGTCTGAAAATTTTTATGCCGAGTTCCTTGCAGCGCTTTATACTGAACGTTATTCAGACGTGATTTTCCCGGGTCTTCCGCGCCATGCGCCCTTAGAGATTCAAGAGTTGAAGCTGACCCGAAAAATGCGGGTCGACGAAATTTTGAAAGTCGCTTCGATCAGTATGGATGAATTTGAAGCGATCAACCCTGATCTGCTTAAGCTCTTAAAGTCAAAGCGCCCGCTCATGAAGGGGCTTCGGATTCACGTTCCATCCGACGCAAAGTCTGCTATCGAATACTTGATGGCTGGCGAAGATGCGGATCAACGGCTCATCGGAGCCAATGGCTAA